A genomic stretch from Caloenas nicobarica isolate bCalNic1 chromosome 3, bCalNic1.hap1, whole genome shotgun sequence includes:
- the SCARA3 gene encoding scavenger receptor class A member 3 has translation MREDGPVGEEEEEMPTFSYRASGRARSSCSRCQKNLSLQTAVKVLYGFSILLIVAVSVLAAVVFKKVDSISNDISSAQTYYEKKIMSIQEDLQGLDEKTSGNCSLCHETGKLGQEITKLQGELEEIQKMLLVQEILLDRTAQTHNQLSSTSNKITSEVDNCSFSIRQVNESLRQFLAQVGGWQVVTSQLDNSLKGLAQERYDVRAAMQQMNFTLGQTSDWIQVIQRKTDEETLTLQKIVTEWQNYTRLFGGLRATSSKTSELVKSIQGSVGAVARQVGQNSESMHDLVLQVMGLQLQLDNVSSFLDDHEENMNDLRYHNRYTQNRTAERFETLEGRMTSHEIEIGTIFANINATDSHVHSMLRYLDDVRLSCTLGFHTHAEELYYLNKSLSLVQGTTDLLRERYSLLSARLDFDIRNLSMVMEEMKVVDVRHGEMLKNITILRGVPGLPGPRGLKGDMGAKGPPGHEGEKGDVGSLGSPGPPGPSGPPGPPGPQGERGPLGLKGFPGLKGAKGSFGQSGSRGQGGPKGDPGPPGPVGVPGPAGPPGPQGTPGLPGTPGAVGQVGPTGPKGDPGLRGPPGLPGPPGPPGQ, from the exons ATGAGAG AAGACGGACCagtgggagaagaggaagaggagatgcCGACCTTCAGCTACCGAGCGAGCG GAAGGGCAcggagcagctgcagccgctGCCAGAAGAACCTCTCCCTCCAGACGGCCGTGAAAGTCCTCTACGGCTTCTCCATCCTCCTCATCGTGGCCGTGAGCGTCCTGGCTGCCGTGG TGTTCAAGAAAGTCGACTCCATCTCCAACGACATCAGCTCAGCCCAGACCTACTACGAGAAGAAGATCATGTCCATCCAGGAGGATCTCCAAGGGTTGG ATGAGAAGACCTCTGGAAATTGCTCCCTCTGCCATGAGACAGGAAAGCTGGGCCAGGAGATCACCAAGCTGCAGGGCGAGCTGGAGGAGATCCAGAAGATGCTTTTGGTTCAAGAAATCCTGCTCGATCGGACCGCCCAGACCCACAACCAACTCTCATCCACCAGCAACAAGATCACCAGCGAGGTGGACAACTGCTCCTTCTCCATCCGGCAGGTCAACGAAAGCTTGAGGCAGTTCTTGGCCCAGGTTGGGGGCTGGCAGGTGGTCACCTCCCAGCTGGACAACTCTCTCAAGGGCTTGGCCCAGGAGCGCTACGATGTCCGAGCAGCCATGCAGCAGATGAACTTCACCTTGGGGCAAACCTCCGACTGGATCCAGGTCATCCAGAGAAAGACGGACGAGGAGACGTTGACGCTGCAGAAGATCGTCACCGAGTGGCAGAACTACACTCGCCTCTTCGGTGGGCTGAGGGCCACCTCCTCCAAGACCAGCGAGCTGGTGAAGAGCATCCAAGGCAGCGTGGGTGCCGTGGCGCGGCAGGTTGGTCAGAACTCGGAGAGCATGCACGACCTGGTGCTGCAGGtgatggggctgcagctccagctggacAACGTCTCCTCCTTCCTGGACGACCACGAGGAGAACATGAACGACTTGCGCTACCACAACAGGTACACGCAGAACCGCACGGCCGAGCGCTTCGAGACCCTGGAAGGTCGCATGACCTCCCACGAGATCGAGATTGGCACCATCTTCGCCAACATCAACGCCACCGACAGCCACGTCCACAGCATGTTGCGCTACCTGGATGACGTGCGGCTCTCCTGCACCCTGGGCTTCCACACCCACGCCGAGGAGCTCTACTACCTGAACAAGTCCCTCAGCTTGGTCCAGGGCACCACGGACTTGCTGCGGGAGCGTTACAGCTTGCTCAGCGCCCGGCTGGACTTTGACATCCGCAACCTGTCCATGGTGATGGAGGAGATGAAGGTGGTGGATGTCCGGCACGGGGAGATGCTGAAGAACATCACCATCTTACGAG gTGTTCCAGGCCTCCCAGGCCCCCGCGGCCTCAAGGGTGACATGGGCGCCAAGGGGCCCCCCGGACACGAAGGCGAGAAGGGCGACGTGGGCAGCCTGGGCTCGCCAGGCCCCCCGGGACCCTCcggccccccaggaccccctggTCCCCAGGGAGAAAGGGGACCCCTGGGCTTGAAAGGCTTCCCCGGCCTCAAGGGTGCCAAGGGCAGCTTCGGGCAATCGGGCTCCCGGGGCCAGGGGGGGCCCAAGGGAgaccccggcccccccgggccggTTGGGGTGCCTGGGCCAGCAggaccccccggcccccagggcaccccggggctgcccgggacccccggggctgtggggcaggtcggccccacagggcccaagGGAGACCCCGGTTTGAGGGGCCCCCCCGGGCTgccgggcccccccggccccccaggaCAGTAa
- the CCDC25 gene encoding coiled-coil domain-containing protein 25, with translation MVFYFTSNVVPSVYTIYMGKDKYENEDLIKYGWPEDIWFHVDKLSSAHVYLRLHKGQTVDDIPKEVLIDCAHLVKANSIQGCKMNNVNVVYTPWTNLKKTADMDVGQIGFHRQKDVKMLTVEKKVNEILNRLEKTKVERFPDLAAEKEARDREERNEKKAQIQEMKRKEKEEMKKKKELEELRSYSSLMKAENMSSNQDGNDSDDFM, from the exons ATGGTGTTTTACTTCACCTCCAACG TTGTTCCTTCCGTTTATACCATTTACATGGGAAAAGACAAGTACGAAA ATGAAGATCTAATAAAGTACGGCTGGCCTGAAGATATCTG gttTCACGTGGATAAACTCTCCTCCGCGCACGTGTACCTTCGGTTGCACAAG GGACAGACGGTGGACGACATTCCCAAAGAAGTTTTGATAGACTGTGCTCACCTAGTGAAGGCGAACAGCATCCAAG GCTGCAAGATGAACAACGTCAATGTGGTGTACACGCCATGGACTAACCTGAAGAAGACGGCGGACATGGACGTGGGGCAGATCGGCTTCCACAGGCAGAAGGAT GTGAAAATGCTGACGGTGGAGAAGAAGGTGAACGAGATCCTGAACCGGCTGGAGAAGACAAAAGTGGAGCGTTTCCCAGACCTGGCTGCTGAGAAAGAAGCCCGAGACCGGGaggagagaaatgagaaaaaagccCAGATCCAAGAGATGAAGcggaaggaaaaggaagagatgaagaagaagaaagagctggAGGAACTTAG GAGCTACTCGTCATTAATGAAGGCTGAGAACATGTCCTCTAACCAG GACGGCAACGACTCAGATGACTTTATGTAA